One genomic segment of Streptomyces sp. RerS4 includes these proteins:
- a CDS encoding PQQ-binding-like beta-propeller repeat protein, whose amino-acid sequence MSTPSTPPPPGQPPNQPPAGGFGGQAPQMPPVPPTVPQPTAQPAYGYPQAQPGYGYPQPATVQAPAPQQGGGPADAGGGDKRTQLMIVGAALLAMVLIIGGGFWYVSGDEGGADRPSADGGPSGSPDGDKGPAGAPGSEKVPSNPKSKTLVNVPSPTPAEVISVDGSWLTDTTYIKSDVGKVVGYNLVDGGKKWETPLPANVCGATPHISDNKSAILFEEGPATEQKKYPQCTQVGVIDLNTGKLLWSASAKSATGGDKPVTLNEVTISGQTVAAGGTSGGAAWNLADGKSLWLPKVDGEGCYDMGYAGGEALAVLRKCGRSGNQSLLAQVLDPASGAPKSSYKLSPGIEWASIISTKPLIVAADVGKTAKNATGVSDLFVVDDAGQLKTRIGLSEGNYAPDCQATEVEKCRSMVVGNGKVYLPSYEHQGASSGRTNEIVSFDLNTGKLTTDRADAGERYTMYPLRMDGSHIIAYKVPPYDGGGQIVSIDPTTMKQTLLMQNPSDKASQRAETGFSLDHSEFRYHNGKLFISRTNVRKPYSDKGDPEYLFVSFTAS is encoded by the coding sequence ATGAGTACCCCGAGCACCCCGCCGCCCCCCGGGCAGCCCCCGAACCAGCCGCCCGCCGGCGGCTTCGGCGGCCAGGCCCCGCAGATGCCGCCCGTACCGCCGACGGTCCCGCAGCCCACGGCGCAGCCCGCGTACGGCTACCCGCAGGCCCAGCCCGGCTACGGCTACCCGCAGCCGGCCACGGTCCAAGCCCCGGCCCCGCAGCAGGGCGGCGGCCCGGCGGACGCCGGCGGCGGTGACAAGCGCACGCAGCTGATGATCGTCGGCGCGGCCCTGCTGGCCATGGTGCTCATCATCGGCGGCGGCTTCTGGTACGTCTCCGGCGACGAGGGCGGCGCCGACCGGCCCAGCGCCGACGGCGGCCCGAGCGGCTCGCCCGACGGGGACAAGGGCCCCGCCGGCGCGCCCGGCAGCGAGAAGGTCCCGTCGAACCCCAAGTCGAAGACCCTCGTCAACGTCCCGAGCCCGACGCCCGCCGAGGTCATCTCCGTCGACGGCTCCTGGCTGACCGACACCACCTACATCAAGTCCGACGTCGGCAAGGTCGTCGGCTACAACCTCGTCGACGGCGGCAAGAAGTGGGAGACCCCGCTCCCCGCCAACGTCTGCGGCGCGACCCCGCACATCAGCGACAACAAGTCCGCGATCCTCTTCGAAGAGGGCCCGGCGACCGAGCAGAAGAAGTACCCCCAGTGCACCCAGGTCGGCGTCATCGACCTGAACACCGGCAAGCTCCTGTGGTCCGCCTCCGCGAAGTCGGCCACCGGCGGCGACAAGCCGGTGACCCTGAACGAGGTCACCATCAGCGGCCAGACCGTCGCCGCCGGCGGTACCAGCGGCGGCGCCGCCTGGAACCTCGCCGACGGCAAGTCCCTGTGGCTCCCCAAGGTCGACGGCGAAGGCTGCTACGACATGGGCTACGCGGGCGGCGAAGCCCTCGCCGTCCTGCGCAAGTGCGGCCGCAGCGGCAACCAGAGCCTGCTCGCGCAGGTGCTCGACCCGGCCAGCGGCGCCCCGAAGTCCTCGTACAAGCTGTCACCCGGCATCGAGTGGGCGAGCATCATCTCCACCAAGCCGCTCATCGTCGCCGCCGACGTCGGCAAGACCGCCAAGAACGCCACCGGCGTCAGCGACCTCTTCGTCGTCGACGACGCCGGCCAGTTGAAGACCCGCATCGGCCTCTCCGAGGGCAACTACGCCCCCGACTGCCAGGCCACCGAGGTCGAGAAGTGCCGGAGCATGGTCGTCGGCAACGGCAAGGTGTACCTGCCCTCGTACGAGCACCAGGGCGCGTCCAGCGGCCGCACCAACGAGATCGTCTCCTTCGACCTGAACACCGGCAAGCTCACCACCGACCGCGCCGACGCCGGCGAGCGGTACACCATGTACCCGCTGCGCATGGACGGGTCGCACATCATCGCCTACAAGGTGCCCCCGTACGACGGCGGCGGCCAGATCGTCAGCATCGACCCGACGACGATGAAGCAGACCCTGCTCATGCAGAACCCGTCGGACAAGGCCAGCCAGCGCGCCGAGACCGGCTTCTCGCTGGACCACTCGGAGTTCCGCTACCACAACGGCAAGCTCTTCATCTCGCGCACCAACGTGCGCAAGCCGTACTCGGACAAGGGCGACCCGGAGTACCTCTTCGTCTCCTTCACCGCGAGCTGA